From Terriglobales bacterium, one genomic window encodes:
- a CDS encoding carboxypeptidase regulatory-like domain-containing protein, protein MNKKWITLFALLGLMLLLAAGCGKKEETSGGEATQPAATPAPAGMPVDAATVATVSGTVSFAGAAPAPKKIDMSQDPMCKGTNETQNLVVSNGKLANVFVYVKTGAEKYSFPTPTEHAKLDQQGCKYTPHVLGVMAGQPIDIINSDNTTHNIHPTPKDNREWNKSQPPQSAPITDSFAREEIMLPVKCNQHPWMKMYINVVKTPLYAVTGPDGKFEIKGLPPGTYTIAAVQEGLGEQTTQVTVGPKEAKTGVDFSFKAGGQ, encoded by the coding sequence ATGAATAAGAAGTGGATCACTCTGTTCGCGCTGCTGGGGCTGATGCTGCTGCTGGCGGCCGGCTGCGGCAAGAAGGAAGAGACCTCGGGCGGGGAGGCGACGCAACCGGCGGCCACGCCGGCGCCCGCGGGTATGCCGGTGGACGCCGCCACCGTGGCTACGGTGAGCGGCACGGTGAGCTTCGCCGGCGCCGCGCCCGCGCCCAAGAAGATCGACATGAGCCAGGACCCCATGTGCAAGGGCACGAACGAGACCCAGAACCTGGTGGTCTCCAACGGCAAGCTGGCCAACGTCTTCGTGTACGTGAAGACGGGCGCGGAGAAGTACAGCTTTCCCACCCCCACCGAGCATGCCAAGCTGGACCAGCAGGGCTGCAAGTACACGCCGCACGTGCTGGGGGTGATGGCGGGCCAGCCCATCGACATCATCAACAGCGACAACACCACCCACAACATCCATCCCACCCCCAAGGACAACCGGGAGTGGAACAAGTCGCAGCCGCCGCAGAGCGCCCCCATCACCGACAGCTTCGCGCGCGAGGAGATCATGCTGCCGGTGAAGTGCAACCAGCACCCGTGGATGAAGATGTACATCAACGTGGTGAAGACGCCGCTGTACGCGGTGACCGGGCCGGACGGCAAGTTCGAGATCAAGGGCCTGCCCCCGGGGACCTACACCATCGCGGCGGTGCAGGAGGGGCTGGGCGAGCAGACCACGCAGGTGACGGTGGGGCCGAAGGAAGCCAAGACCGGCGTGGACTTCAGCTTCAAGGCAGGCGGGCAGTAG
- a CDS encoding c-type cytochrome, producing the protein MAEQLPPQDDPITSKSYALPYLVAIVLLLATLFWAFWDEVYGQRPWKRYQEVFQERYVAYLKQVKSQSAATEKDVKATPEYQQLEAAYQQELAQAKPQVEQINREREQNEAKLAAVQAIFTDAKARNDADTYAVETSDAGPQQKQKMRDQLEKGREEKKYRLQLPGESQAKSYSYNELADLYNNTRLEKAALVTQLAEVMRPVKEAQAQADAYVSERLVTLSPQQIAGVQRKYEDWEPQILQINVAEANIVDRCESCHLGTRETVAPTLASMTLKGQKADAYARAFVGHPDKPLLAIHDPEKFGCSPCHGGNGRATTSVEKAHGHYEHWLWPLFAKENMQAGCQTCHAADMVLASDSADVINEGKDLFRQRGCVGCHRYEGYDREPEELVNVRQQVKLLEEQQAENLRQAVRLTQQGDQAASNDEAKRLYQQAENLKVSNSQIAGRIEQYELLSRSLMRDQKKVGPDLKEIREKLNKNWIPVWLHQPTDFRATTKMPNFRLEEDEIEAITAYLWQTALTDTIPHYPMGNAAQGKALFESRGCMACHSVNGVGGTFAADLSREGEKANYDYLVRWVHNPRERTRPYCPYEKKDLGPEDYAKHGLPYVFDAEHSTCPNDGHELQVQQMTVMPVLRLSPQDAQDVASYLMTLKTKEPSSYPNAAFMDDPKLKEKGKMWIRQYGCAGCHEIAGFEDEGRIGTELTAEGSKPLERLDFALLTHQAEIGGEPISDPADRARLPEGPALKPWYDNKGFFEHKLAEPSIYDQGMIKSDLEELRMPNPHLQPEQIRALVTFLLGSQDTSLPDSYMYKPGDARRDIQEGWWIVRKYNCMACHQILPGQATVLETLPQYQGAHENLPPKLLTEGARVDPEWLLKFLSNPSLTEGDTNRNGVRPYLAVRMPTFNFSPNELRKLVRFFQALSQQPQPYIPQPQVPLSQRETEMARSLFSSPGAPCLKCHATGDAGHDAHATAPNFLLAKERLKPGWAERWILDPQSISPGTSMPSGLFRQDHGHWVFNGPTPPSFQGYEQDQTKLLVRYIFQLTAEEQRRVSSQMPRGPAKSSRTPAAGAATSSGGSR; encoded by the coding sequence ATGGCTGAGCAACTGCCGCCGCAAGACGATCCCATCACCAGCAAGTCGTACGCGCTGCCGTACCTGGTCGCCATCGTGCTGCTGCTGGCGACGCTGTTCTGGGCGTTTTGGGACGAGGTCTACGGGCAGCGCCCCTGGAAGCGCTACCAGGAGGTCTTCCAGGAGCGCTACGTCGCCTACCTGAAGCAGGTGAAGTCACAGTCGGCGGCCACCGAGAAGGACGTCAAGGCCACGCCCGAGTACCAGCAACTGGAGGCTGCCTACCAGCAGGAGCTGGCCCAGGCCAAACCCCAGGTGGAGCAGATCAACCGGGAGCGCGAGCAGAACGAGGCCAAGCTGGCGGCGGTGCAGGCCATCTTCACCGACGCCAAGGCGCGCAACGACGCCGACACCTACGCGGTCGAGACCAGCGACGCCGGCCCGCAGCAGAAGCAGAAGATGCGCGACCAGCTGGAGAAGGGCCGGGAGGAGAAGAAGTACCGGCTGCAGCTCCCCGGCGAGTCCCAGGCCAAGAGCTACAGCTATAACGAGCTGGCCGACCTCTACAACAACACCCGCCTGGAGAAGGCGGCGCTGGTCACGCAACTGGCCGAGGTGATGAGGCCGGTGAAGGAGGCGCAGGCCCAGGCCGACGCCTACGTGAGCGAGCGCCTGGTCACGCTCTCGCCCCAGCAGATCGCCGGGGTGCAGAGGAAGTACGAGGACTGGGAGCCGCAGATCCTGCAGATCAACGTGGCCGAAGCCAACATCGTGGACCGCTGCGAGAGCTGCCACCTGGGCACGCGCGAGACGGTGGCGCCCACCCTGGCCTCCATGACGCTGAAGGGGCAGAAAGCGGACGCGTATGCGCGCGCCTTCGTGGGCCATCCCGACAAGCCGCTGCTGGCCATCCACGACCCGGAAAAGTTCGGGTGTTCCCCCTGCCACGGCGGCAACGGGCGGGCCACCACCAGCGTGGAGAAGGCCCACGGCCACTACGAGCACTGGCTGTGGCCGCTCTTCGCCAAGGAGAACATGCAGGCGGGCTGCCAGACCTGCCACGCCGCCGACATGGTGCTGGCCAGCGACTCCGCCGACGTCATCAATGAGGGCAAGGACCTGTTCCGGCAGCGCGGCTGCGTGGGCTGCCACCGCTACGAGGGCTACGACCGCGAGCCCGAGGAACTGGTCAACGTCCGCCAGCAGGTGAAGCTGCTGGAGGAGCAGCAGGCGGAGAACCTGCGGCAGGCGGTGCGCCTCACCCAGCAGGGCGACCAGGCGGCTTCCAACGACGAGGCCAAGCGCCTCTACCAGCAGGCCGAGAACCTGAAGGTCTCCAACAGCCAGATCGCCGGGCGCATCGAGCAGTACGAACTGCTCTCCCGCAGCCTGATGCGCGACCAGAAGAAGGTGGGGCCCGATCTCAAGGAGATCCGGGAGAAGCTGAACAAGAACTGGATCCCGGTGTGGCTGCACCAGCCCACCGACTTCCGCGCCACCACCAAGATGCCGAACTTCCGGCTGGAGGAAGACGAGATCGAGGCCATCACCGCCTACCTGTGGCAGACGGCGCTGACCGACACCATCCCCCACTATCCCATGGGGAACGCGGCCCAGGGCAAGGCGCTCTTCGAGAGCCGGGGCTGCATGGCCTGCCACTCGGTGAACGGGGTGGGCGGCACCTTCGCCGCCGATCTCTCGCGGGAGGGCGAGAAGGCCAACTACGACTACCTGGTGCGCTGGGTGCATAACCCGCGCGAGCGCACCCGTCCCTATTGCCCCTATGAGAAGAAGGACCTCGGGCCGGAAGACTACGCCAAGCACGGGTTGCCTTACGTCTTCGACGCCGAGCACAGCACCTGCCCCAACGACGGCCACGAACTGCAGGTGCAGCAGATGACGGTGATGCCGGTGCTGCGCCTGAGCCCGCAGGACGCCCAGGACGTGGCCAGCTACCTGATGACCCTGAAGACCAAGGAGCCCAGCTCCTACCCCAACGCCGCCTTCATGGACGATCCCAAGCTCAAGGAGAAGGGGAAGATGTGGATCCGGCAGTACGGCTGCGCCGGCTGCCATGAGATCGCAGGCTTCGAGGACGAGGGGCGCATCGGGACGGAACTGACGGCGGAAGGGTCGAAGCCGCTGGAGCGGCTGGACTTCGCCCTGCTCACCCACCAGGCGGAGATCGGGGGCGAGCCCATCTCCGATCCGGCGGACCGCGCCCGCCTGCCCGAGGGCCCGGCACTCAAGCCCTGGTACGACAACAAGGGCTTCTTCGAGCACAAGCTGGCCGAGCCCAGCATCTACGACCAGGGCATGATCAAGAGCGACCTGGAAGAGTTGCGCATGCCCAACCCGCACCTGCAGCCGGAGCAGATCCGGGCGCTGGTGACCTTCCTGCTGGGCAGCCAGGACACTTCCCTGCCCGACAGCTACATGTACAAGCCGGGGGACGCCCGGCGCGACATCCAGGAAGGCTGGTGGATCGTCCGCAAGTACAACTGCATGGCCTGCCACCAGATCCTGCCCGGGCAGGCGACGGTGCTGGAGACGCTGCCCCAGTACCAGGGGGCGCACGAGAACCTGCCGCCCAAGCTGCTGACCGAGGGGGCGCGCGTCGATCCCGAGTGGCTGCTGAAGTTCCTGTCGAACCCTTCGCTGACCGAGGGCGACACCAACCGCAACGGGGTGCGGCCGTACCTGGCGGTGCGCATGCCCACCTTCAACTTCTCGCCCAACGAGCTGCGCAAGCTGGTGCGCTTCTTCCAGGCGCTCTCGCAGCAGCCGCAGCCCTATATCCCGCAGCCGCAGGTGCCGCTGTCGCAGCGGGAGACGGAGATGGCGCGCAGCCTGTTCTCCAGCCCGGGGGCGCCTTGCCTGAAGTGCCACGCCACCGGAGACGCCGGGCACGACGCGCACGCCACCGCCCCCAACTTCCTGCTGGCCAAGGAGCGGCTGAAGCCGGGGTGGGCGGAGCGCTGGATCCTCGATCCGCAGAGCATCAGCCCGGGGACCTCGATGCCCTCGGGGCTCTTCCGCCAGGACCACGGGCACTGGGTCTTCAACGGACCTACGCCGCCGTCGTTCCAGGGCTACGAGCAGGACCAGACCAAGCTGCTGGTGCGCTACATCTTCCAGCTCACGGCGGAGGAGCAGCGGCGGGTGTCGAGCCAGATGCCGCGCGGGCCCGCCAAGAGCAGCCGCACCCCAGCCGCCGGAGCGGCGACGAGCAGCGGCGGTTCGCGGTAA
- a CDS encoding COX15/CtaA family protein yields MFTAGCTFLLLIAGALVTSNDAGLSVPDWPTSFGSFRMPPMVGGVKFEHGHRMVAGFVVLLCLILTVWTFFADRRPWMRKLLVAAMATVVAQAVLGGITVLFYLPPWISTAHATLAQTFFCLLVAAALGSGREWMEGGPRQIMDARRPRLTTLTVVTAGAVYLQLILGAAFRHSAIKLLPHLIGAGVVSALILWTVTRVLTDYGRIPALRRPAVALLGILLVQLGLGFGSFLTKVDWGKDAPQPLLSMVATTVAHVAVGALLLATSVVLAMQARRHLVSAADPVPRAASQKVVTA; encoded by the coding sequence GTGTTCACGGCGGGCTGCACCTTCCTGCTGCTGATCGCGGGGGCGCTGGTCACCTCCAATGACGCCGGCCTCTCCGTCCCCGACTGGCCCACCTCCTTCGGCAGCTTCCGCATGCCCCCCATGGTGGGCGGGGTGAAGTTCGAGCACGGCCACCGCATGGTGGCGGGCTTCGTGGTCCTCCTCTGTTTGATCCTGACGGTCTGGACCTTCTTCGCCGATCGCCGCCCCTGGATGCGCAAGCTGCTGGTGGCAGCCATGGCGACGGTGGTGGCGCAGGCGGTGCTGGGCGGCATCACCGTGCTCTTCTACCTGCCGCCCTGGATCTCGACCGCGCATGCCACCCTGGCGCAGACCTTCTTCTGCCTGCTGGTAGCGGCGGCGCTGGGCAGCGGGCGGGAGTGGATGGAGGGGGGGCCGCGGCAGATCATGGACGCCCGCCGGCCGCGCCTGACCACGCTGACGGTGGTGACGGCGGGCGCCGTCTACCTGCAGCTCATCCTGGGAGCGGCCTTCCGCCACTCCGCCATCAAGCTGCTGCCCCACCTGATCGGGGCGGGCGTGGTCTCGGCGCTCATCCTGTGGACGGTGACGCGGGTGCTCACCGACTACGGGCGCATCCCGGCGCTGCGGCGCCCGGCGGTGGCGCTGCTGGGCATCCTGCTGGTGCAGCTCGGCCTGGGCTTCGGTTCCTTCCTCACCAAGGTGGACTGGGGCAAGGACGCGCCCCAGCCTCTGCTCAGCATGGTGGCGACCACGGTGGCGCACGTGGCGGTGGGAGCGCTGCTGCTGGCCACCAGCGTGGTGCTGGCCATGCAGGCGCGACGGCACCTGGTGTCGGCAGCCGATCCGGTCCCGAGGGCAGCTTCGCAGAAGGTGGTGACGGCATGA